The sequence atcCGTGAaagttagaattatttaaaactaaaggacttttaaaagactttcaaagtgaacaattcaaatttgaaaacgtttgcaatttaaaatcgttaaaatttctaaacacaATTTTCCAAATATGgaatttaaacaatgttatttAATAGCAGggcaaaatttaaatatcaaaaagttTTCATGTTGCAaaacataacaaataaaaaatataatgaaaaaattaaacagaaaattaaaaaaaaagtgatagtCTCTGTTACAGTGGTGGCAGGCAAGACGTCTTTATGGATCGAAAGGCATTGTTGCTGATTTTATTTGTTTGATGGTTCTGACACCTCTTTGTACATCAGCTTCCTTTTTGTGTGGATTGGGTGCCACTACATATAACCGACTCGGTATTTGGGAAAGCATAGGATTATCAATTCTTTCCTGCATGTTGATGGCTACCTATTTTCTATGGTTATACATCACAGTAAggtatgtttaattaaaaaaataaaataatttatcgcAATTTCAGAAAATCATATTATAACTATCAATCTAAAATCCTgattaaattgaaagtaaattttaaaaacaaaaaatacgagcttccatttaaaaaaaatttagaatcccAAACAATAACATACCTTAAAGCAATGCATTATCACTCCCATTAAGTGTATTAAGTCtgtaacccgtgtggaaatagcccgtgttagccctggtacaaaaatgtttctggtcggggactgaccgggctatgaagagcctagccgtgcgttGGTTGGATACTCACTAggcaaaattaatgcaaaacccCAGTCGGAGACTGACTGAGCTCAGATCGgataaatcttatgatcgaatgctcagacggtagctggccgggcggtgattggcaataataaaatggttcaactttgtttataacttaattaatttgtcttatttcattgaaaaatggaTGCGTTTACCTGCATGGATGTcccacgcgtgaaaatatattggatGAATATCATTTgccaccacaaattttaaggtttcatgagttcagacatgcaaacaatgcattttgtgacaacaATTTGATGacgcttttttgaaattcgaactgtttttttttttaagaaaataattctgacttccatctttatgaaaaattgcaaatattcagaaaaaatttacattttatatcaatcttaaacgttgtaaaattgtataaaacacctaaaaatcaAACCTTGCAcgaaagttaagaaaattttattattaggaaattttcagcattcataacaaaatttctaatccttcgttaaaaatgttaaattttcataaaaaattacattttctgtaattgtaaaaagttgtaaaatagtctaaaccgaaaaataataaaatagcacgcgacgaaaaattgtaatcgatttaaattattcatttgaaaagtattttattggtattcctgttaaaagttcgtgtattttatatttacatattgccacataataataaataattagaaaaatagaacttaaaatttggtactttaacttttctgaactgcagcttatgaggatggctttttcaacgagtttcaacttgtcggtttagagaaatggttagcactcccgactgctaggcgttataTTAatgtatagatatgtaggttcgatacgcaattttatttgtaatataatttaaaaaaatgtaatttatgtatttactctaaagaGGACTATTAatgtttaaagtcaaaatactcgcaatcatttaatgtttattttttaaatcttttttatctttcaacgactacgtgaaaatagttaatgtctgtgtgctgggcgtgcgGAATTTCATATactaatatgctccaattctacagtagaaaaaaatcaaattgatcccctaattcagtgactgatgctttttatacaattgaaacccgaatcatttaaatgtccggccatgctccatggccggacggaCGCTGatcagcgcagcgtgacgatgctgttCGGATttcgaccagaaaccccggccacagcccgacttaaagtcgggttccccggccagctcccggcttaaagccgggctctccagccgtagactcGCCAGCCcctgacttaaatttccacccgggaatcgattaatttaaattaaggtGAAGCATGCGAACGAAATAGGTTTAGAACATAAAGTTGGCAGTAATTGATGGCCTTTggcttttagaaaattcatatatatatattatatttaaaaaactggagTGTAGTCAATGCATTTCACAGCGGAACCGCAGCCTCTTCAGGACTATAAAAAACAATGAAGCATGTCATGAATATATATACCTATATGGTCTATTATCAACGACATACATTTTTAggctttctaatttttaaacttaccGCAATGTGTACTTTTCGTCtataactaaatattaaaaattatgaatcttaaaaattggtctaattcgaaaaaataggttTAGAAAGCTATTATTTGCAGAGTTCAgaagttttttaaacttaatgtttttcatttttgaggaTGTTCTAGAgccttctcaattttttctagatttaagGTTACTATTCTTCACAAGATAATCATGTTCTAATATATCACtgtaattaacttttatttgctGCCCCaatgaaaacaaacaaattttggcACTTTAAGGCTTTATTAGTATCAGAATGAACTCACAAAAATGCAAGATATCTGCATGAGCAAAACTTATGTAAAATTGGAACAAATTCTTTGTGTTCCCAATTTTGATCCCccatatattttgaattttttgtgagcTAATGTTGATCCCAAACAACTCTAAAGTGccaaaaagatggttttttttgttttcatggcCACCAAAATCAAACTGAATCACAGGGGtatattaaaacattattattgttACTATTATTATATTGGAAGGCTAGTCCATTCTATTCCTATGGAACTGCGGTTAAAACGTATTGCACTATACCTTTAGCGCGAGTCCATATACCGTCagaccaaataatgaaattatttaccAACAGAATTTATATTAagccaacaatttaaaaatagatttttctattgcaaataatgaactttcataaCCGAAAATGGTTTGATTTTCTGATTGGTCTCTACTAGTTTAGTTCGCATTTCTGTGAAGAAACGGGAAAAGATGGGAATAATTGAATagaattttgatcatttgtcgactaaataattacattttaaataaacgattaaagttaattttaatcgtTTTGAAATATAAGTTTAGGTAACTggatattgttgttaaaaaataaaaggtaatttttccttgcacactttttgatttcagactaaacataattttaatgattgaaaaattgtatgatactatttttcaaattttttacacttGAAACAGCCCTGGAATAGTAAAGGCAGGTCTACACCtcaccttttttttctctctctagagccccaTATGTTGATGACTATCTTTCAGGCATGTTATTGTTTtcgatttctaaattttgttcgACCCACCCTGGTCTCAAATAGTAGGATGTTTTTTGCACTTTACGCTTTATAAAATATCGATAAATTCAATTCTTATTTCGGGAATTGCAGACAACTTTTAACCGTGTTTTACACGCAATGTAAATTCTTAATgcaatttgaatatataaataaaggtcaattaaaaatttgttaaaggttTCACTTCCAGTCCTGGAGGCTGTGGTGTAGTCGTAATCAAGATGTAAAGGTGTTGGTGAAACATCGTGCACAAAATCTTACCTGTTCAAAATGCATGAAAATGGAAGAAGATCGCATCAAGAGGGAAAATGAATTCATTGGCACGAAAAGATTGCTCAACTGGTTTGATTTCAATCACAGAATCGACCCTACCTGCAATTTCCAACAGCAAACCACTTTAGTTTGATTTTAATTCCTCGAGTTATTctctaatttattgaaatatttttttatttatgttgaatAAGAAGCGAGTATTATGTGTGCATtttaatagataaaataaaaagagaatataTAAGCATCTCTTTTTATCTAAATATATATGTTATGATTTTAGGCTGGAAccttatgttaatttttaagataataagaaCCGAGTTtgatataaaaatctttttttttttggaaacacACGTGAATGTGTATTTCGGATTTTATTGTAAAGCCTGATAAAGTAATTATCGAATGCATTTCTATAGTGTCGTGCGAAATCTTTGtaagttatgaaaataattttttataagtacTTGTTACAAacgttacgaatttttaaaatgatgcgTTTATGTGTCCATCCAGTTGTATATTTGTCACATAATTACAGGGCATATTAGATTCCATCATATTTACTTGATTTGATacaaattgttataataataaaaaatatttaatcatatttttatatatgaatataataataaaatggattatatttataactatttattttttaattacgtttttttattttctcttagtTTCTTTGActataagaaaatagaaaaataaccaTTGATTGTACTAACTTACAGATAATTTAActcacaaaactttttttttttgctgaaatctcTAGTTTTCATCAAATGTCCacgcctataaaatattttttgcactaaactatttttaaatattaagcaaatTTTCAGGagtgccatttttaattttaggaaggtaattaaatataattgattttagTTCAATAAACAAGTTTTCTTACAATTTATGAACACTCAAGTTTGAAAACTgctgaattcaaaaatttgttcaaaatgggaagttgtaacatttttcttctattcACTCCACAAAATAACGATATTTcacaaaaacgaatatttttctttgcttggtcatacagttttttattttatattgttttcttaaGTATTAAAACTttacttaaatttctaaaattaacgaTTATTGGTATTAATATCCGAATAAGCGCATACATTATTAAATTAGGAGTGATTTAGTAAGCaaaggtcatttttttaagtacaatgaaacacttcaatagccc is a genomic window of Belonocnema kinseyi isolate 2016_QV_RU_SX_M_011 chromosome 8, B_treatae_v1, whole genome shotgun sequence containing:
- the LOC117178080 gene encoding E3 ubiquitin-protein ligase MARCH3-like; amino-acid sequence: MDSINLSVIVLSENTINSSSIYQSNSTHEKRNANSLCCRICHEDGSSGELIDPCECSGSLRLVHTSCLEKWLSVSNTDRCEICKFTYSIEKKNKPIHQSLLQWWQARRLYGSKGIVADFICLMVLTPLCTSASFLCGLGATTYNRLGIWESIGLSILSCMLMATYFLWLYITVRFHFQSWRLWCSRNQDVKVLVKHRAQNLTCSKCMKMEEDRIKRENEFIGTKRLLNWFDFNHRIDPTCNFQQQTTLV